From Permianibacter aggregans, a single genomic window includes:
- a CDS encoding 16S rRNA (uracil(1498)-N(3))-methyltransferase: MRITRLYVDLPLQTGRKLSLPENAANHVARVLRMRVGDAVQLFNGDGHAYDATISHVDKRDVGVDIHQMSEQHRESPLSITLIQGVSRGDRMEITIQKAVELGVGDIHPVITERCGVQLDEQRWQKKQEHWQAIVHSACEQCGRNRVPTVHPVRKLDLVLADVSTAHRFTLQPDAEQGFGELKLHGDVTLLIGPEGGLGDLDLYQASAAQFIGVRMGPRILRTETAALTALACLQALHGDLR; encoded by the coding sequence ATGCGCATCACCCGTTTATATGTTGACTTGCCATTGCAGACCGGGCGCAAGCTCAGTTTGCCGGAAAATGCCGCCAATCATGTGGCAAGAGTGTTACGCATGCGCGTCGGCGACGCGGTGCAGTTATTCAACGGCGATGGCCATGCCTACGACGCGACCATCAGCCATGTCGACAAGCGTGATGTCGGCGTCGATATTCACCAGATGTCGGAACAGCATCGCGAGTCGCCATTGTCGATTACGCTGATTCAGGGCGTGTCGCGCGGTGATCGCATGGAGATTACGATTCAGAAAGCCGTAGAGCTTGGTGTCGGCGATATCCATCCGGTGATCACCGAACGCTGCGGCGTGCAGCTCGACGAACAACGCTGGCAGAAAAAGCAGGAGCACTGGCAGGCCATTGTCCACAGTGCCTGCGAGCAATGCGGACGCAATCGCGTGCCGACCGTGCATCCAGTGCGCAAACTGGATTTGGTGTTGGCAGATGTCAGTACTGCGCATCGCTTTACCTTACAGCCAGATGCCGAACAAGGTTTTGGTGAGTTGAAATTGCATGGCGATGTCACGTTGCTGATTGGCCCGGAAGGCGGCCTTGGCGATCTGGACTTGTATCAGGCCAGCGCGGCACAGTTTATTGGGGTGCGTATGGGGCCGCGGATTCTGCGTACCGAAACGGCAGCGTTGACCGCTCTTGCCTGCTTGCAAGCCCTGCATGGTGATCTGCGGTAA